The DNA region ACCTGTTCACCGACAACTCCGACACGATGGTGCAGTTGCTGGGAAACCTGGCCAGTACCTCCCAGATGGTGTACCTACGGGTCCCGGCGCTCAACGCGTTGTTCCCGGATTATCGGACATCGGTTCTGGACGCCATCGGCAGCGCGATGCACACCAACGGGTTATGGACCACCGCCGACATCTACCCGCGCTACGCCTGTGACTACGGAACCCCCCGGATGCCTCCGTCTGCGGCGGATTTCCCGGAGCCTTACCTCTACACCTACTGCCGTGACGACCACCCCGGAGTGCTGGTCCGCGGAGCCAAGAACGCTCCGCGTCCGGCCGGCGACGACGGGGCAGGCCCGCCGGCGGGAGCAGATCTGGGGCGCACCGCAGATCCGACGCCCAGGGGGCGCTACACCCTTCCGACGGAGTACGGCGGTCCGACGCTGCCGATCGAACCGCCCCGATGACCGACCTCGACAACAGCGCCTTCAGGAGATGAAATTGACTGTCATGACCGATCGAGAACGCGACGACGACAAGGCCGCGGAGGAACCTGATGTCGCCGAGTCCGCGGAGGAACCTGATGTCGCCGAGTCCGCGACGGGATCTGATGTCGCCGAGTCCGCGACGGGATCTGATGTCGCCGAGTCCGCGACGGGATCTGACAAGGCGACCGACGCCGGCCGGCCGCCGTGGCGTCGCCGCGCCGCAATCGGCGCGGTGGCGCTGCTGATCTTCGCCGGCTTCGCCACCTCCGGGGTGCTCGGATGGCAGCTTTGGCAGCAGCGCCAAGTCGCCGATGCCGCCGCCGCGGCGCGCAATGCCGCTGTGGATTACGCGCAGGTGCTGACGAGCATCGACTCGGCCAACGTCGACGAGAACTTCAATCAGGTCCTCGCCGGTGCCACCGGGGAGTTCAAAGACATGTATTCCCAGTCCAGTGCCGAACTGCGCCAGTTGCTCATCGACAACAAGGCCACCGCCCACGGCATCGTCACCGAATCGGCTGTCGAATCGGCGGCGAAGAACGAAGTCGTGGTCCTGCTGTTCGTCGACCAGTCGGTGTCCAACACCGCTGTGCCCGACCCGCGGATCGACCGCAGCAGAATCAAGATGACCATGCAGGACGTCGACGGACGTTGGCTGGCAAGCAAAGTCGAGCTGCGGTAATCGTGCTCCGGTTCATTCGCAGGAGCGCGGTCGCCGTGTTGGCCACGGCGGTGTGCGTCACCGCATCGCCCGCGTCGGCATCAGCACCCTCGTTCTGTGATGAGCTGGGCGGTCAGTGGGACGGGCAATTCTGTACGACGTCGGTGATCTCGGACCGCAAAGCCGTCCGAGACATCAAGATGGCGCTGCCCGGCGATCTCGTGCAGAACCCCGTCATCCGGGAATACCTGACCAATCTGATGAACAACTGGCGCAACGCGGCCAAGGCGATGGTCCAGGACAGCTTCGGGGAGCAACATTTCCAGATCTTTCAGCACGGCGAGGCGATGACGGCCGTCTTCCACGAGATGTACTCGGGAACCGTCGGTACCGACGCCTTGGCCCATCCGAACGCGCCCATCATCAGCGACGCGTACCGGACCTTCACCTTCGCCGGCGGGCGGCAGGTGCAACTGGCCGATCTGTTCAAACCAGGCGTCGATCACCTGGCCGAGATCCCGCGCCTCGGTGCGCCGTTCATCGTCGCTGCCCTCGATGCCGCACCGCCGCCGCACCAACCGGGAACCTATCCGTTCATCCCGGAACGCTGGACGCCGGACAAGGTGTATTCGGGGGGATACAGAGCGTGGGCGCTGACCCCCGACGAGCTGATCCTCTACATGCCGGACTACCCCGTGGGGCGCGATTCGCCCATCAACTTCTCGCCGGGCGCCCTGCAGTGGTTCATGGACGGTGGCACGGTACAGGCCCGGATCCCGCTGTCGGCGCTGTCGCCGGTACTGCGTCCCGAATTCGGTGGGCTGTAGCGATGTTTCGTCGGTTGATCGTGGCCATGGCCGTGCTGTGTCTGCCCGTGATCGCTGCCGCACCGGGTGGCGCCCAGCCCGAGAATGACTCCGATGCAGCGACGATGCCGGTCTTCGTTCCGTACCCGTCGAGCTGGTCACCCAACTACACCGTGTGGCCCTACAACCTGTGGCAGAACCGGGTCACGCC from Mycobacterium sp. SMC-4 includes:
- a CDS encoding mannan-binding family protein, translated to MVLRFIRRSAVAVLATAVCVTASPASASAPSFCDELGGQWDGQFCTTSVISDRKAVRDIKMALPGDLVQNPVIREYLTNLMNNWRNAAKAMVQDSFGEQHFQIFQHGEAMTAVFHEMYSGTVGTDALAHPNAPIISDAYRTFTFAGGRQVQLADLFKPGVDHLAEIPRLGAPFIVAALDAAPPPHQPGTYPFIPERWTPDKVYSGGYRAWALTPDELILYMPDYPVGRDSPINFSPGALQWFMDGGTVQARIPLSALSPVLRPEFGGL
- a CDS encoding DUF3329 domain-containing protein, with amino-acid sequence MKLTVMTDRERDDDKAAEEPDVAESAEEPDVAESATGSDVAESATGSDVAESATGSDKATDAGRPPWRRRAAIGAVALLIFAGFATSGVLGWQLWQQRQVADAAAAARNAAVDYAQVLTSIDSANVDENFNQVLAGATGEFKDMYSQSSAELRQLLIDNKATAHGIVTESAVESAAKNEVVVLLFVDQSVSNTAVPDPRIDRSRIKMTMQDVDGRWLASKVELR